DNA from Acidobacteriota bacterium:
GACCCGCATCGCCGTCGTGGACGCCATGAAGGTGGCCAACGAAAGCAAGGAGGGGAAGAAGATCCAGGGCGTCCTCAAGGGCGTCCATGACCAGAAGCAGAGCGAGATCAACTCCAAGGAAGCCGACTTGAAGGCCCTGGAGGAGAAGGCCAAGGACCCGAAGATCAGCCAGGAGAAGCGTGACGAGATCCAGAGCCAGTTCACCCAGAAGATGTACGAGTACCAGGCCTTCGCCAAGGCCGCCACGGACGAGATGGAAAACCGGACCCAGCGCATGCAGGAGGAGTTCCAGGAGAAGCTCAACCGGGTCCTGACCCAGTACGCCCAGTCCAAGGGAATCTCCCTGGTGGTCGAGAAGGGCATCTGCCTCTACAACGCCGACGCGCTCGACATCACCACCGAGGTCA
Protein-coding regions in this window:
- a CDS encoding OmpH family outer membrane protein, which codes for TRIAVVDAMKVANESKEGKKIQGVLKGVHDQKQSEINSKEADLKALEEKAKDPKISQEKRDEIQSQFTQKMYEYQAFAKAATDEMENRTQRMQEEFQEKLNRVLTQYAQSKGISLVVEKGICLYNADALDITTEVIAAMNQAYPGA